A window from Candidatus Nitrospira neomarina encodes these proteins:
- a CDS encoding sterol desaturase family protein, which yields MNSDIIIRLSAFIGIFAIMAVWEWLSPRRAWSASRSTRWGINLAMGVGNTVFIRMLTASGAVGAAVLAAQGEVGFFNQVDWPWWGEFTLVVILLDLVVYFQHVLMHAVPLLWRLHMVHHTDVDFDVTTGVRFHPLEILLSMVIKISAVLLLGASPGAVVAFEVLLNATSMFNHSNVRIPWTVDRLLRWFLVTPDMHRIHHSVIPWETNRNFGFNLPWWDRLLGTYWRDPIQGHKRMEIGLEEYRDATQLTWWRLMALPFLGKPGKYPTWQTDEAEVTPRHD from the coding sequence ATGAACTCCGACATCATCATTCGCCTCAGCGCGTTTATCGGCATCTTCGCCATCATGGCCGTGTGGGAATGGCTGTCACCCCGTCGTGCATGGTCCGCGTCCCGGTCCACCCGCTGGGGAATCAACCTGGCCATGGGCGTTGGGAACACGGTGTTCATCCGCATGCTCACGGCATCAGGAGCGGTGGGCGCAGCGGTCCTGGCCGCGCAGGGGGAAGTGGGGTTCTTTAATCAAGTGGATTGGCCCTGGTGGGGGGAATTCACCCTGGTCGTCATCCTGTTAGATCTGGTCGTCTATTTTCAACATGTGCTTATGCATGCGGTGCCGCTGCTCTGGCGTCTGCACATGGTGCATCACACCGATGTAGATTTTGACGTCACCACCGGCGTGCGGTTTCATCCACTTGAAATCCTTCTTTCCATGGTCATCAAAATTAGCGCGGTGCTCTTACTCGGCGCCTCACCCGGCGCGGTGGTCGCCTTTGAAGTCCTGCTCAATGCCACCTCCATGTTTAATCATAGCAATGTGCGCATTCCCTGGACGGTGGATCGTCTGCTCAGATGGTTTCTCGTGACGCCGGATATGCATCGCATCCATCATTCGGTGATCCCATGGGAAACCAATCGGAACTTCGGATTTAACCTGCCGTGGTGGGATCGGTTGCTCGGCACCTACTGGCGTGACCCCATCCAGGGCCATAAACGGATGGAGATTGGCCTGGAGGAATACCGGGACGCAACTCAGCTCACCTGGTGGCGGCTCATGGCCTTACCCTTCTTGGGAAAACCGGGAAAGTATCCCACCTGGCAGACAGATGAGGCAGAGGTCACGCCTCGCCACGACTGA
- a CDS encoding DUF4926 domain-containing protein, whose product MIKEHDRVVLAVDVPSEGLVAGDVGTIVHVFRDNQAYEVEFATLEGKTAAVVTLEVLQVRPVGKREITHARELASR is encoded by the coding sequence ATGATCAAAGAACATGACCGGGTTGTTTTAGCTGTTGACGTTCCCTCTGAAGGCCTTGTGGCCGGAGATGTCGGGACGATCGTTCATGTCTTTCGAGACAATCAGGCCTATGAGGTGGAATTTGCTACCCTGGAAGGAAAAACCGCTGCAGTCGTGACATTGGAGGTTCTTCAGGTTCGTCCGGTTGGCAAACGCGAGATCACTCACGCTCGTGAGTTGGCTTCTCGATAA
- a CDS encoding nucleoside deaminase has protein sequence MSPDEYMRLAIAMAQKIPRYPFGAVIVRRTTGEVLAKGYNRSSRNPTLHGEIDVINRCAAKHGPVDWTELDLYTTAEPCPMCQSAIEWAGIATVYFGTSIPFLQQLGFRQIDIRAEEVARRTPFRNTRVIGGILEQECNALFEEVQREDI, from the coding sequence ATGAGTCCCGATGAGTATATGCGCCTGGCCATTGCCATGGCACAGAAGATCCCCCGGTATCCCTTCGGCGCCGTGATCGTTCGACGGACAACCGGAGAGGTCCTCGCGAAAGGGTATAACCGTTCTTCCCGCAACCCTACCCTCCACGGCGAAATCGATGTGATCAATCGTTGTGCGGCCAAACATGGACCTGTGGATTGGACGGAACTGGACTTGTATACAACCGCCGAACCGTGTCCCATGTGTCAGAGTGCGATCGAGTGGGCGGGCATTGCTACCGTGTACTTTGGGACGTCGATTCCGTTTCTCCAACAACTTGGTTTTCGGCAAATTGATATTCGAGCCGAAGAGGTGGCGCGACGAACTCCTTTTCGGAACACGAGAGTGATTGGGGGGATTCTAGAGCAGGAGTGTAATGCGTTGTTTGAGGAGGTGCAGCGCGAGGACATTTAG
- a CDS encoding TSUP family transporter: MTNILLDFTITQLLLVGVLFIWTGFVRSGLGFGGAALGLPLMLFLYDQPLFWLPVIGSHLLFFSALTLRTGIHDVDWPYLGHATLFVIPTTLIGVFGLVTLPTEWLLIFIYSISLAYGLMWLLNLSINSKKSWSDRLLLALGGYVAGTSLTGGPLMVAVTMKNVATNQLRNTLYVLWFTIVTIKMSTFVILGVELHLLTALTLLPIAAIGHVIGLKFHDAILKNDQWFKQVIGGMLVLISGLGLMNNLA, encoded by the coding sequence ATGACGAACATCCTCCTTGACTTCACGATCACTCAGCTACTCCTCGTGGGAGTCCTGTTTATCTGGACAGGGTTTGTACGCAGCGGGCTTGGGTTCGGTGGTGCTGCGCTTGGACTACCACTCATGCTGTTTCTCTATGACCAACCACTATTTTGGTTGCCGGTCATCGGATCGCATCTCCTGTTTTTTTCGGCTCTGACCTTACGTACCGGTATTCACGATGTCGATTGGCCCTATTTGGGGCACGCCACGCTGTTTGTCATCCCCACGACCTTGATTGGTGTGTTTGGCCTGGTTACGTTGCCGACTGAGTGGCTGCTCATCTTTATTTATTCCATCTCACTCGCGTATGGATTGATGTGGCTCTTGAATCTTTCCATCAATAGCAAAAAGAGCTGGAGCGACAGGCTGTTGCTTGCGCTTGGTGGGTATGTGGCGGGAACGTCACTGACCGGTGGACCACTGATGGTTGCGGTCACCATGAAAAATGTCGCGACCAATCAACTACGTAACACGTTGTACGTTCTCTGGTTTACCATCGTCACGATTAAAATGAGTACCTTCGTGATACTCGGAGTCGAGCTGCATCTGCTCACCGCCCTGACGCTCCTTCCCATCGCAGCCATCGGCCATGTGATCGGACTCAAATTTCATGATGCGATTTTGAAAAACGATCAGTGGTTCAAGCAGGTCATAGGAGGAATGCTCGTCCTCATCAGCGGTTTGGGATTAATGAACAATCTGGCCTAA
- a CDS encoding peptidylprolyl isomerase, protein MEWRASHILVKEKGLADDLRKRLKTGAKFADLAKEFSTCPSGSKSGDLGWFGPGKMVKAFEDAVKRLGHGSLSPVVKTQFGYHIIKKTGQKE, encoded by the coding sequence ATGGAGTGGAGAGCCAGTCATATACTCGTGAAGGAAAAGGGATTGGCCGATGACCTGAGGAAACGTCTGAAAACCGGAGCCAAGTTTGCCGATCTGGCGAAGGAGTTTTCAACCTGTCCCAGCGGTTCCAAAAGTGGTGATCTGGGGTGGTTTGGTCCCGGCAAAATGGTGAAAGCCTTTGAAGATGCGGTCAAACGCCTGGGACATGGCAGTCTGAGTCCGGTCGTCAAAACCCAATTCGGGTACCACATCATTAAAAAAACGGGTCAGAAGGAATAG
- a CDS encoding YgiT-type zinc finger protein gives MECVHCKGRMVRGTAPFSLDRNGYHVSWDAVPAWVCSQCGEPYFETREVELIQKALSGLDRESSALAASGSSPSPSK, from the coding sequence ATGGAATGTGTCCATTGCAAAGGCCGGATGGTCCGAGGGACCGCCCCATTCAGTTTGGATCGAAATGGTTATCATGTGTCCTGGGATGCTGTTCCTGCGTGGGTCTGCTCCCAATGCGGCGAGCCCTACTTCGAAACACGTGAAGTTGAACTAATTCAGAAGGCTTTGTCTGGCCTCGACCGTGAAAGCTCGGCGTTGGCTGCGTCCGGCTCCTCTCCATCACCGTCGAAGTGA
- a CDS encoding DUF433 domain-containing protein translates to MPAINWRDYIVSDPAILGGKPALKGTRLSVEFVLDLLAAGWDQTALCDNYPNLTEDRLRAVLAYAAEIFREERFYLLPPT, encoded by the coding sequence ATGCCCGCCATTAATTGGCGAGACTACATTGTGTCCGATCCAGCAATTTTGGGTGGAAAACCAGCTCTCAAGGGAACCCGTCTGTCTGTGGAGTTCGTGCTTGATTTGCTGGCGGCTGGATGGGACCAAACTGCGTTATGTGACAATTACCCCAACCTGACTGAGGATCGCCTTCGTGCTGTGCTGGCGTATGCTGCGGAAATCTTCCGGGAGGAACGGTTCTATTTGCTGCCGCCGACCTGA
- a CDS encoding PGN_0703 family putative restriction endonuclease, with protein MDHATRTRLERNIFPHAHQACVPWDTFPWHTGRGGAIDTHFTHSSQALAIDVFGTIKTSSECEAILDALATNLGVPPGGPWEIILEWRARASLLNEPCPTQVDVYAENPHSVIMFECKFTEQDGGACSQTVRRNGSVPCNGNYAQQAKRVIDMTSRCALSEKDIQYWDIIPKVFHLDAQTDYHPCPFAGPAYQWMRNLVVAYKLARQKNKQPAVVIVYADSPDLPMAQKVKAPEWSEFTRTIRQDQVQFHVRSYQEILICAQEASRDGSEPDTVWIALQEWVNNKILRGNKHRRKPQGRSRTTRQTVSQNKR; from the coding sequence ATGGACCATGCCACTAGAACACGCCTCGAACGTAATATCTTTCCCCACGCGCATCAAGCCTGTGTACCATGGGATACTTTTCCGTGGCACACAGGCCGGGGAGGAGCCATCGATACCCATTTCACGCATTCATCCCAAGCGCTCGCGATTGATGTCTTCGGCACCATCAAAACCTCCTCTGAATGCGAGGCGATTCTCGATGCCCTGGCAACCAACCTGGGGGTGCCGCCCGGCGGTCCCTGGGAGATCATCCTGGAATGGCGCGCGCGCGCATCATTGCTCAATGAACCTTGTCCGACCCAAGTGGATGTCTATGCGGAAAATCCCCATTCCGTGATCATGTTTGAATGTAAATTTACGGAGCAGGATGGAGGGGCATGCTCGCAAACGGTGCGGCGCAATGGCTCCGTCCCGTGCAATGGAAACTATGCGCAGCAAGCCAAGCGCGTCATCGACATGACCAGTCGCTGCGCCTTAAGCGAAAAAGACATTCAGTATTGGGACATCATTCCGAAAGTCTTTCACCTCGATGCCCAAACCGATTACCACCCCTGTCCATTCGCGGGACCGGCCTACCAATGGATGCGCAATCTCGTCGTGGCCTATAAGCTGGCGCGGCAGAAAAATAAGCAACCGGCGGTGGTCATCGTCTATGCGGACAGCCCCGATCTGCCCATGGCTCAAAAGGTCAAAGCCCCGGAATGGAGCGAATTCACCCGGACGATCAGACAGGATCAGGTCCAGTTCCACGTGCGGTCGTACCAAGAGATTCTGATATGTGCGCAAGAGGCAAGCCGCGACGGCAGCGAACCAGATACCGTATGGATAGCGTTACAGGAATGGGTCAACAACAAAATACTACGAGGCAATAAACACCGGAGGAAACCACAGGGAAGGAGCCGCACCACCCGACAGACGGTCTCACAAAATAAAAGATAA
- a CDS encoding DUF4926 domain-containing protein produces the protein MIQDIRVLDVVALTKDIPESSLLRGQVGTVVESLGPDMFEVEFVDNDGRTYATLPLNSSQLLVLHYQPA, from the coding sequence ATGATTCAAGATATTCGTGTCCTGGATGTGGTCGCCTTGACTAAGGATATTCCTGAGAGCAGCTTGCTGCGAGGACAAGTGGGGACCGTGGTGGAATCCCTTGGACCAGATATGTTTGAAGTGGAATTTGTGGATAATGACGGCCGAACCTACGCGACGCTCCCCCTGAATTCCAGCCAACTCCTCGTGCTGCATTACCAACCTGCGTGA
- a CDS encoding BON domain-containing protein: MKHLTGCLIVLGCLSLAGILETSSVSGQRLPAAFEVASAEVENSQQNLRDSEGTTLTPFDQSKGSEEDVEMTRRIRQSLMADKTLSLNAHNIKIVTLNGKATLRGPVETHDERRRILNMATLVVGLNNVINLLEVVKE; the protein is encoded by the coding sequence TTGAAGCACCTAACAGGTTGTCTGATAGTGCTGGGCTGTCTGTCTCTGGCAGGGATTTTGGAAACCTCCTCCGTTTCTGGTCAAAGACTCCCGGCCGCTTTCGAAGTCGCGTCCGCCGAAGTTGAAAATTCTCAACAAAACCTGCGGGACAGTGAGGGCACCACACTGACTCCCTTCGACCAGTCCAAGGGGAGTGAGGAGGATGTGGAAATGACCCGTCGTATTCGACAGTCACTGATGGCCGATAAGACCCTATCCCTGAACGCCCATAATATTAAGATCGTGACCCTGAATGGAAAAGCCACGTTACGGGGACCGGTGGAGACGCATGATGAGCGAAGGCGGATTTTGAACATGGCCACGTTAGTTGTCGGTCTGAACAATGTCATCAACCTGCTAGAAGTTGTAAAAGAATAA
- a CDS encoding Kelch repeat-containing protein, producing MPLVSPILMFLPFFIALCLIVPPVSAQSMQTEADQGVWQTAKPAPTMRTEVAAATLNGKIYVVGGFEQPAFGNIMNLGITPSLQEYNPTTDRWTSRAPMPVGLHHVGIGVADGKLFVIGGYRQSGLSIWHPVATVYVYNPANDTWAERAPMPTPRGALSVAQHDGKLYAIGGYDREANSAAVEAFDPERNAWTVRAPLPTPRDHLATATVSGNIYAIGGRLNGDYEQNLAVTEVYDPLTDRWSRVADLPTARSGITASSVSNRMYVFGGENEEGTFRENEAYDPARDAWQTMAPMPTGRHGLGSAVVNDRIYVISGGPTPGGSFSDVNEVFTPPQSVTSPLPKP from the coding sequence GTGCCTTTGGTTAGCCCTATCCTGATGTTTCTTCCGTTCTTCATTGCGCTCTGTCTCATCGTGCCGCCAGTATCTGCTCAATCAATGCAGACGGAGGCGGATCAGGGGGTATGGCAGACGGCCAAGCCTGCACCAACGATGCGGACTGAGGTGGCCGCCGCGACCTTGAACGGCAAAATTTACGTCGTAGGCGGGTTTGAGCAACCCGCCTTCGGCAATATCATGAATCTCGGGATTACGCCATCCCTCCAGGAATATAATCCCACCACCGACCGATGGACGTCCAGAGCGCCAATGCCGGTGGGCCTGCACCATGTGGGTATCGGAGTGGCAGACGGCAAACTGTTTGTCATTGGTGGCTACAGGCAATCGGGACTCAGCATCTGGCATCCCGTTGCCACCGTCTATGTCTACAATCCAGCCAACGACACCTGGGCCGAGCGCGCACCGATGCCGACCCCTCGCGGGGCCTTGTCGGTGGCACAGCACGACGGGAAGCTCTATGCCATCGGCGGCTACGACCGGGAGGCCAATAGCGCGGCAGTCGAAGCCTTCGATCCGGAGCGCAATGCCTGGACGGTGCGAGCGCCGCTGCCGACCCCTCGCGATCATCTTGCGACCGCAACCGTGTCGGGGAACATTTACGCCATCGGCGGACGCCTGAACGGCGACTATGAACAGAATCTCGCTGTCACGGAAGTCTACGATCCTCTCACCGACCGCTGGTCGCGAGTGGCAGATCTTCCGACTGCCCGCAGTGGTATCACCGCGTCCAGTGTGAGTAATCGGATGTATGTGTTCGGCGGCGAAAATGAAGAAGGAACATTCCGTGAAAACGAGGCGTATGATCCGGCGCGTGACGCCTGGCAGACCATGGCACCCATGCCGACGGGACGCCACGGCCTCGGGTCAGCGGTAGTGAATGACCGCATTTACGTCATTAGTGGCGGGCCGACGCCGGGAGGCTCTTTTAGTGATGTGAACGAGGTGTTTACTCCGCCGCAATCCGTCACCTCTCCGCTCCCCAAGCCATGA
- a CDS encoding DUF6883 domain-containing protein has translation MKLSNTARAIVDVRKLRDYCLSREHPRGQHKARVFQSALGWTAASAEEVRRRLLEVVQKEEATFLGSDDYGKRYALDFSVHGPAGPVTVRSLWIVRRAEDFPRFASCYIL, from the coding sequence ATGAAACTCTCAAATACCGCCAGGGCTATTGTGGATGTCAGAAAGCTTCGCGACTATTGTCTCAGCCGTGAACATCCGCGAGGTCAACACAAAGCCCGTGTCTTTCAGAGCGCCTTGGGATGGACTGCGGCCTCGGCAGAAGAGGTTCGTCGAAGGCTACTTGAAGTCGTACAGAAGGAAGAAGCCACTTTCCTCGGTTCAGATGACTATGGAAAGCGGTATGCGCTAGACTTTTCAGTACACGGCCCCGCTGGGCCAGTAACCGTTCGGAGCTTGTGGATCGTCCGCCGTGCTGAGGACTTTCCACGATTCGCCTCATGCTATATCCTATAG
- a CDS encoding Lcl C-terminal domain-containing protein: protein MSARRAIIAGVGVGAMLAMCLALSGVTWAKQPQPENTPNQPITDMHAHLEMVNDIMSTTSDTGAIGPCGVSKMGGQTFSGADRFVPVLYGVAYCDRETGVVWETSPAVTFFNWAGAISHCTTREVGGRKGWALPMREQLSSLMDINSILCVGGGLCLPDGHPFQNVQSANYWSASTTGGTPTFAWLVNYFLGGVFVIKLEGKGLAWCVRDGQSTDGQGLAALAEPHQNHEVLEVMW from the coding sequence ATGTCTGCTCGACGAGCAATCATTGCGGGTGTAGGGGTGGGGGCGATGCTGGCGATGTGTCTGGCGCTATCAGGGGTGACCTGGGCCAAACAGCCACAACCAGAGAACACCCCCAACCAACCGATTACTGACATGCACGCGCACCTTGAGATGGTGAACGACATCATGTCTACGACCTCCGACACCGGCGCGATCGGTCCGTGTGGTGTTTCAAAGATGGGGGGACAGACATTCTCCGGTGCAGACCGGTTTGTCCCTGTCCTGTATGGCGTTGCCTATTGTGACCGGGAAACGGGCGTCGTGTGGGAAACCTCCCCGGCCGTGACCTTCTTTAACTGGGCCGGGGCCATCAGCCATTGCACCACCCGCGAGGTGGGAGGACGAAAAGGCTGGGCACTGCCAATGCGTGAACAACTATCGAGTCTCATGGATATCAATTCGATCCTGTGCGTAGGCGGGGGACTCTGTTTGCCGGATGGGCATCCGTTTCAAAACGTGCAGTCGGCCAACTATTGGTCGGCGTCGACAACCGGCGGGACTCCCACGTTCGCCTGGCTCGTGAATTATTTCCTGGGCGGGGTGTTCGTCATCAAGTTAGAGGGCAAGGGGCTCGCGTGGTGTGTGCGCGACGGCCAAAGCACCGACGGACAAGGGTTGGCCGCCCTTGCGGAGCCCCACCAAAACCATGAAGTGCTTGAGGTCATGTGGTGA
- a CDS encoding PepSY domain-containing protein, with product MKKTIMAVGLVGLFMVTGVPAWALFESDRTLTKEATVSMVEAIQAAQKAHSGKPVEVSMGKEDDRVIYKIEMVDADESHEVYVDAKTGKVKTDE from the coding sequence ATGAAAAAGACAATTATGGCAGTCGGGTTAGTGGGCCTTTTCATGGTGACGGGTGTTCCTGCGTGGGCACTGTTCGAATCGGATCGGACCCTCACCAAGGAAGCCACGGTGAGTATGGTCGAGGCCATTCAGGCTGCTCAGAAGGCGCATTCCGGTAAACCCGTGGAAGTCAGCATGGGAAAAGAGGACGACCGCGTCATTTATAAAATTGAGATGGTGGATGCCGATGAAAGCCATGAAGTGTATGTAGACGCCAAGACCGGAAAGGTCAAAACTGACGAATAG
- the katG gene encoding catalase/peroxidase HPI, translating to MESGKGSSATLRPTAAGAWTNEDWWPNRLNLNILHQNPPMGNPLGEDFNYAEEFKKLDLAAVKNDLETLMKTSQDWWPADYGHYGGLFIRMAWHSAGSYRMADGRGGASTGSQRFAPLNSWPDNANLDKARRLLWPIKQKYGNKISWADLMVLAGNTALESMGFKTLGFAGGREDVWEPQADIYWGPEREWLADKRYSGDRDLHNPLAAVQMGLIYVNPEGPNGKPDPLAAAKDIRETFGRMAMNDEETVALIAGGHTLGKSHGAANPGKYVGPEPEAAGLEEQGLGWKNTYQTGKGGDTITSGLEGAWTFTPVQWSNGYFTNLYGYDWEMIKGQGGAWQWTPKNKAGEGSVPDAHDPSKTHAPMMFTTDLALKMDPIYGPISKRFYENPEELNTAFAKAWYKLIHRDMGPISRYLGSGLPEPRLWQDPVPAVDHPLISEQEIAQLKGQILGSGLSIADLVTTAWASAVTYRDTDKRGGANGARIRLAPQKNWKVNQPAELAKVLQTLEKIQQDFNQLSTGGKKVSLADLIVLAGNAAVEKAAKKAGHKIQVPFSPGRTDASQEMTDVEAFAPLEPTADGFRNYYGPGQDRRPEELLVDRSHLLTLTAPEMTVLIGGMRALNANIGHSRHGVFTTRPETLTNDFFVNLLDMNTTWQKSDEGGQVFEGRDRKTGEVTWTGTRIDLVFGSNAQLRAIAEVYASADAKQQFVHDFVAAWNKVMNLDRFDLTPTQRTESQTMVSR from the coding sequence ATGGAGTCGGGCAAAGGCTCAAGCGCAACCCTCAGGCCCACGGCAGCCGGGGCCTGGACGAATGAAGACTGGTGGCCGAATCGGTTGAACCTGAACATCCTCCATCAAAATCCGCCCATGGGTAATCCATTGGGTGAGGATTTCAATTACGCCGAGGAGTTCAAAAAACTCGATCTGGCTGCGGTGAAGAACGATCTCGAAACATTAATGAAGACGTCACAGGACTGGTGGCCGGCTGACTACGGTCACTATGGAGGGCTCTTCATCCGGATGGCCTGGCATAGTGCCGGATCGTATCGCATGGCCGACGGCCGTGGCGGGGCCTCTACGGGATCACAGCGCTTTGCGCCCCTCAACAGTTGGCCTGACAATGCCAATCTGGACAAGGCCCGCCGACTGCTCTGGCCCATTAAACAGAAGTACGGGAATAAAATTTCCTGGGCCGACCTGATGGTCCTAGCCGGAAATACCGCTCTGGAGTCGATGGGCTTTAAGACGTTGGGATTTGCCGGAGGGCGCGAGGACGTCTGGGAGCCGCAAGCCGATATTTATTGGGGACCTGAACGCGAGTGGCTGGCAGACAAGCGTTACAGCGGCGATCGTGACCTGCACAACCCGCTCGCCGCGGTGCAGATGGGTTTGATCTACGTTAATCCGGAAGGGCCCAACGGCAAGCCCGATCCGCTCGCCGCAGCCAAAGACATCCGGGAAACGTTCGGCCGCATGGCCATGAACGATGAAGAGACCGTGGCGCTCATCGCGGGCGGGCATACCCTGGGCAAATCCCACGGTGCCGCCAATCCCGGCAAGTATGTGGGCCCCGAACCCGAAGCGGCCGGGCTCGAAGAGCAGGGCCTGGGCTGGAAGAATACTTATCAAACAGGTAAAGGCGGCGACACGATCACCAGCGGCCTGGAAGGGGCGTGGACGTTCACCCCGGTGCAATGGTCCAACGGCTATTTCACCAATCTCTATGGCTATGACTGGGAAATGATCAAGGGGCAGGGCGGGGCGTGGCAGTGGACGCCCAAAAATAAAGCCGGGGAGGGGTCGGTGCCGGATGCGCACGATCCGTCCAAGACGCACGCCCCGATGATGTTCACCACGGACCTGGCACTCAAGATGGACCCCATCTACGGGCCCATTTCCAAACGCTTTTATGAAAACCCTGAGGAGTTGAATACGGCATTTGCCAAGGCGTGGTACAAGCTGATTCATCGCGACATGGGGCCCATCTCGCGGTACCTGGGCTCGGGGCTTCCAGAGCCACGATTGTGGCAGGACCCGGTTCCGGCGGTGGATCATCCCCTAATCAGCGAGCAGGAGATCGCGCAGCTCAAGGGCCAAATTCTTGGATCAGGATTGTCTATTGCAGACCTCGTCACCACCGCCTGGGCGTCGGCGGTCACCTACCGGGATACGGACAAACGGGGAGGCGCCAATGGAGCCCGCATTCGCCTCGCTCCTCAAAAGAATTGGAAGGTCAACCAACCGGCTGAACTCGCGAAGGTCTTGCAGACACTGGAGAAGATTCAACAAGACTTCAATCAATTATCAACCGGGGGCAAGAAGGTTTCGTTGGCTGATCTGATCGTGCTGGCCGGAAATGCCGCCGTGGAAAAAGCGGCGAAAAAGGCCGGGCATAAGATTCAGGTGCCCTTCTCGCCCGGCCGCACCGACGCGTCGCAGGAGATGACCGACGTGGAGGCCTTTGCCCCGCTGGAACCGACCGCTGACGGTTTCCGTAATTACTACGGACCGGGACAGGATCGCCGCCCTGAGGAACTGCTGGTGGATCGATCTCACCTATTGACGCTGACCGCACCTGAGATGACGGTGCTAATCGGCGGCATGCGGGCCTTGAATGCCAACATCGGCCATTCCCGCCATGGGGTCTTCACGACGCGGCCGGAGACGTTGACCAATGACTTCTTCGTCAACCTGCTGGACATGAACACGACGTGGCAAAAGTCTGACGAAGGCGGGCAGGTGTTTGAAGGGCGGGACCGCAAGACGGGTGAGGTCACATGGACCGGCACGCGCATTGACCTCGTATTCGGGTCGAACGCGCAACTGCGGGCCATCGCGGAAGTCTATGCCAGTGCCGACGCGAAACAGCAATTCGTCCACGACTTTGTGGCGGCCTGGAACAAGGTCATGAATCTTGATCGATTCGATCTGACTCCGACCCAGCGAACCGAATCGCAAACTATGGTGTCCCGCTAA
- a CDS encoding DUF5615 family PIN-like protein yields the protein MSERYLADENFPASIVKLLRTHGHDVLYAAESLIAASDEEVLREAVTQSRVLLTFDRDFGELVLSATACSRHSLVSSGRTIPSRADLVLIRHPTSASWPNGGTLFASGGPCLSPASWAAL from the coding sequence ATGAGTGAACGGTATCTTGCCGACGAAAATTTTCCTGCTTCAATCGTCAAATTACTTCGAACGCACGGCCACGACGTCCTGTATGCAGCGGAGTCACTGATAGCGGCTTCCGATGAGGAGGTGTTGCGCGAAGCCGTAACTCAATCTCGTGTGTTGCTGACTTTCGATCGTGATTTTGGCGAACTGGTGTTGTCGGCAACAGCCTGCTCCCGGCATAGTCTTGTTTCGTCCGGGCGGACAATCCCCAGTAGAGCAGATCTCGTTTTGATCAGACATCCGACGTCTGCCAGCTGGCCCAACGGAGGGACGCTCTTCGCATCTGGCGGACCTTGTTTGAGCCCGGCGAGTTGGGCCGCTCTTTAA